From the Nycticebus coucang isolate mNycCou1 chromosome 13, mNycCou1.pri, whole genome shotgun sequence genome, the window TTGATGAGTTTAAATTCCAAAGAGCATAAAGTGGCCAGAGCCAGAGACATGGAGACTCTGTTAGACAGATGAAGAAAAGATGGCGCTGTCCTTCCTCCAGCTGCCCATGCCCTTCCCAGCCTTAATTCCTCTACGTGAGTCTGCCCTCACCTCTTCAACTGATGCTGgtgtgggagggggagaggatggAGAGAGGGTTGTCTCCCCAGCCGGCTGTGTGTTCAAAAGCTATCACTTTTGTGATTTCAAAGCTATCACTCTGCTTGTGTCAGGCCTTCTTTTTCACTGTGGATTTAAGGATTTAGTCCCCTGCTGAAGGAACGGCAGGAGCAGAGGTCCATGTTGAGCTGCGGAAGGGCTCCAGCCCTCAGCATCCTCCTGCCCTCACAGCCGGTGCCTCATGCAGACAGTGGACCTTGTCCAGGCAGGCACTGCAGCGTGGTGGACAAAGCCTGTGTGCCAGTCCTGGATCTGCTTCTTGGGTAAGATGCTTCCTCTGTGGGCCCCACTTCTCTCATGTGTTTAAATTAGAGTACTGGATGCTCAAGCCTGAAACTGGGCAGGAGGTTCCTGCTCGGTCCTTCCAGACCTCGACCACTTGAGAGGGAGCTGGGCAGCTCGCACCGCCTCTCCCCCGCCGTCCCTCCAAGCCACCAGCCCCACCACAGCAGGCACAGCCCCTGAGTCCGCTGGTACATGAAGGCAGCCTCTCTCCCATCCCACCTTTTGTGTTCCCACTGTCACCTCTAGTGAGGTCTACCCTAGGCCTTTGTCATCTGCCATGTGTTTTTTGTGTTTCTGCCTCATTTGATAAGCAGCCTTGGGAACCTCAAGGGACAAATTCAGATCTGTGTCCTTGGCATCAGCCCAGTCCTGCATGAATGAGAGGAGGGGGCCACGTTAGATGACCTCCTAGCCCACCCTACTCAAAGCTGGGGGCCTCAGAGCACGTGGTACTGGGTCCCAGAATCTCAGCCCACCTAAGCCTGCCCCTCGGACCTGCAACTCCTCTAACTCCCATCACTTGCTTTTGCCACCCAGAATCCTCCTGAAGTGGGGAGCTTTAGTAGGATTTGCTGAAATGTAGCCCATTGTTAACCAAAGGAGATTCACTGTGGGAACTTTCCAGAAGCCTGCCACTGACTCCTCACGAGGAGGATCCGAAGCAGCCCCCACAGGGACTTGGCCCGTGTTATTCACTCCTTGCTTTCAGAAATGCTGACACATGTCCTCTTCCCTGGGACTTGGTGACCCgcaccctcccttctctccccaaccCTGAAATAAGTGACCACACACCTGTCCACACCAGGCAGCAGAGACAGACCGACTGGCtgcccaccccacacacacagtcCCGTGTCTTCCCTGGTGTTTCTATCTTGACATTTATTCAACTTGCAAACGAAAGGAACCTTTCCAAAACACGTTTTCAGTTTCTTAATAAACCTCACAATTCCTTTAATGATTTCAgattatcttaaatatttataaaaatcactCTCAGCAACACTTCTTTAAGCAAACCTCCTCATCGACTTcgattatttatatatttatgaacaTCATGTTCAAGGAGCAGATGGCATCTAGTAAGTcttcaaaagggagaaaaaaacaatcaatggGACAGAATGCAAACTCGACGACTCCCCCATTTACTCTCCTTGACGAGCTCTGGTACAATTATCTCTCCATTCAGTGGAAGCGCCCTACAACTGCCAGTCAACAATCGGTTTAAAATAGCGCACTTGGACTTCAGAAAGCTTGGAGGCTCCAATCTGAATCTAGGAATAACCTGCCAGCCAAGGACTCCATTTCCAAGGGGAACTGAGCTCTACTGCGGGGACAGAAcaatggggtggggagggacaggGGCAGGAGCAGAGTATAAGCGCCTACTGTGTGCAGCGCATTCCACTGGATTTCCACAACACCTCTCACTTGAGCAGTACTATTCCTTTGAAAGATGAAGAAGGCCCAAAGAGAGAGGAAGTACCCAGCTCAAGGTCATAGGGCTCCTAAAAGGCACAGCGGGGGTGTAAATCCAGCAATCTGGCCCCCAAACCCTCCCTAAACGTAGACAAAAAAGGGTGAGAGGGGGAAAAATAACTGTTCTTAACCTCATGGGTCCTTGGCTACAAAGTTCTTTCTTTCAACCTGGCAAGGCTAATCACCCCTTTTTAAGACCATCAAAGACTTAACTCCCAAAGCTCCACTAAGGCCCCTAGAACCACTGTCCATTTAAGAACCTAGAAAAGAAAAGTCCCCGCCGAGAGGAGTCCACAAGAAAGTTAAGGGAAGATATGAAATGAGTGTCACAGGCACACAGAGTTGTGGGGGACAGAGACTCTTTATCCTGAGATATGCTTGAAAAACAAGCTGACAACAAGCATGTCTTCAACATGTCTTTACCAGATGCCCCTTTTAAGGAGaggataaaagaataaaattggtcCTTCTCTTCCCTTGTACCCCCAATTTACTTCTTTCAAGAAGCTTCAATTGAAGATAAGAGGGGCACCTCTGGCCTTGAGATGCCTATACTCTGGCCGAGGAAACATTGATTACCACTGTTATTGGGGATGATAATAACAATCATTGATGATGGTCATCATTTAGTGGGTGCATAACAGGAGGCATGGCCCATGCTTAGAGCTTTGCTTAAATTGCTACAATGAGCAAGACAACCCCAACACATATTtgccccactttatagatgagcacactgaggctctgagaggtgaAGAAACTTGGTCACGTGCACTTgaacaatgagaaagaaaactgaggtGTGAATTTATATGTTATTCTCCTACTCAGGAACCCTGTGAGACAGATGGGGGTGGGATTACTTTGCCTGTTTGTAGGATGAGGAACAGCAGGTTCCCAGAGGGTGGCTAGCGAGCTAAGGCTGCCTAGCAGTGGGGAAAGTGTACCGATTTTAAATCTGAGTTTTCACCTATACAGCACTGCCTACAATGCTCGCTGGAGGACGCTTTTGCTGAAGACAGCCAAGTCTCAGACCGCCAAAGCCACATGAATGATGGTCTCTTCAATCAAAGAGACGGCGGTAATGCTGAGCGTAAGTGAGGCCACAACCTCCTGGAACTGGCGTCCCTCATGTGTCGTTCCCGAACATCAGCCTGTAAGAGTGTCAGAGCTGTTGGGGACTGGGATTCCACATAGGGAGGAACCACCAGAAAACAACTTCAAGGTCACCTACAGGCCAGTGAGCTGACCTTGAGATGGAAACAGAATGTACATCCATGCAGAGCAAAAAGAAACCCATTGCTCTTCTGCTCATTCTGTCAAAAAACACGTACTGAGTTTCCAGCACGTGCCAGGCAGCCTGTCCAGTGCCAGGGGAAGCACAAAGATCTTCAAAAAGGACCAAAGTCTAAGCTTTGCAAATAGAGACTTAGGTGAGGGCCTTGCATCTGCCCCTTACTGGCTGAGGGTCTtgtgtcaaatttctggactctTCAAGTCTTGGTAAAATGAGAATAGCATCTCGCCTTTACAGGTAACCGTGGCCACTCCGTGAGTTAAAAATGAACCTGCAAATGCTCACACTGCAGCCTGTCACTGCACAGAGGTGCCTGCTGTTGcctcttaaaaataatgaatggaATAAATCTCAGACTCCTGCCCTCCGAAGGTGGGGGTCACCCACATAGCTAAGGACCCTAACAGAGGTAGGTACAAAGAAAACTTCAGGAGCTGAAACAGAAGGAAAGGGATGGCTGTCAGAGAAAGCAAAATTCCTTGAAAATCTAATGCAAACTGCAGAAACACATACTGGGCCTTTATCTGAAAGCCATTTCCAAGTTTCCAGTCCATGAACCCACTCTAACCTCCTTCATCACATGCTCTGCCTCCCCCCATGATAGAAGTCCAACAAGGACCTAGAGAATGCAAATTacaagaaggaagaacactcatGCCCACTGACCACTCCTGCATGCCCACCAAGGTAGGAAACCTACCTCTTCCCGGCTTCCTCCACATTACAGCAACCCCCCCAGGCCTGGGAAACATCCAAGCCCCAGCCAGTCACCTGGCCATGCAACGAAATGCCCCTCCTTTTTACCTCGCCCAGTGCAATCTTTCAAGAGTCTTAAAGTCAGGGTTTAAGTTCCTTTTCACAGAGTCAATATTTTCACAAGATCCTCCTCCTCAGTGAATGGGTGGAGTCCATCGAGTCCAGGTGGCAAATGTGGCTTTCTGGGGATGGTGAATGGACGTCGCAGGGCAGGGAAGCCAAGCTGTGGAAGCACACCAGCTCACTTCTCAAATTCACCACCCACCCGTTCACTTCACAGCTATCCATGGAGTGCCTCCCACGTGCTCCAGGCACCCCTTCTAGGTGCTGGGGATGCAGAAATTCAAGGTGACTGGCAATGACACGTTCCATCACTGCATCCCCCGCCAGCCCAGGAAATCCCTGCCCATTTTCTCCAGGCCCTGGTCACAACGGCCCATTTTACAGACCGTAGCTGTCTCAGACTCAGGGACAGTAAGTGGCTTGCCCAAGGTcgcacagctagtaagtggcagggcCAGGAATTAAACATAGGTGCAAAATCCACGTGACACACCCCCTCAGAGGCTCCTTCCCATTcaatccctccccacccctccattTCTTGCAGCAGGGTGGGGGTCTCTCCAGCAAGGGAAGTCCTCGGTTTCTCTTTCCTGTCGCCCCCGACACAGGACCCATGTTTCAAAGGACACACGGGTTCCTTCCAGACCCACACTGTGTGTACTCAGTCCAAGAAAGCCCTGCAGGCTGCAAGGGCATCTACCCGCTGACACTGAActtccatttaaaaagaaagatgattaAAAGATAAAGGGCAAAGAGGAAGTGCTCTTTAAACACAGGCGGGTGGCCACCCGAGGAGGAAGTGTTGAGGCCAATGGAGATTCTGTTCACCTCCTCTAGTTCCTCATTTCTACAGCGACTGGCCTTCTCGATCCCTACTGGAAGTCAACTGGGAGCTGCAGTGCGCCAGGGTCCGTCCCTGTGCCCACACCTGGCTCGCAGGAAGGATCTGCTCAGGGACAGCCACCCCCACCAGAGCGCCCCCTGCTTGAGGGCGCAGGACGCGCCGGCTGTGCCGGGCACCCTGCGCGCTCCCCGCATCTGGGTGGACCCGGGCGGCGGCCCCGCTGCGTGCTCCCCTCTTGTCCCCCCGCCGCCCCCAGCCCACTCGAGGTGCCTCTTCTGGGCCCCTCCCGCAGGCCACCCCAGCCAGCCTGGACGCCCCCGCCCCTGCGGCGCCCCCTCCGTACCCGCGGGGGCGCCCGGCCAGCGCGGCCCGGATCGCACCCCTAGCTCTCCCCGCACCCATCACGCGCGCGCCCCGCGCCCTCCCCGGGCGCACCTCAGCTCCAGGGGCGCGCGTGCGGGCGGCCAGGCGACCGGCCAAGGGCGCCGGCGGGGCCCAGTCACGTACCTGGCGGCCCAGGCAGCCGGGCGAGGGGAGCGCGGGAGCGCAGGAGCCTCGGAGCCTCGgtgccgccgccgctgccgccgccgttTCCGGGTTGGCGGGTCTCACGTCACCGCCACAGGTTTGCGAGCTGCCCCCGCCGCAgcggcagcagcaacagcagcagcctTGGCGAGTGCCAGGCGAGAAATAACTATAAAAGGAAGAGGCGCAgcgaggaggaagaggaagcgcTGTTTACCTTCGAGAAGCCGAGCCGCCGGCGCTCGCACAAAAGGAGGACGCTCGCCTCGCGGACGCGCCTCCCCCCGCGCCCCGTCCCCGCCGCATCGCGGGGGCCCCGCGTCAGCGCGCGCCGCGCCCCGGGACCGCCCCGCGCCGGCCCCCACCCCAAAACGCGCCGCCGGGGTGCTGGCTCCCATCCGTCTGGTGCCCACCCGAGCCTGGGAGCCGTGGGCCCGCGGCTGTGGTGACCTTGGGCGAGTCACAGCAGGCCGGCCAAGGGTGCGTGGGGCGCgctgggggtggggagtcatCGCCCGGCTGGTGTGTAGGGGGAAGTCTGGCTCTGGGAAGTGCAGGGTGGCCCCCAGGGTCACAGCCTGCCGGGCAGGGCTCCAGCCCGAACCCGAGTGCGAGCCTCCGGACCGTGAGGTCGACCAGGTGCCTGTCCCTGGGTCGGCTTCCCCCTCACCTGGACTTAGGGGATGATGACAGTCCTTCCCCAGCTCACCTCGCAGTGGAGTCAGTAAAAGGATGCG encodes:
- the CYRIB gene encoding CYFIP-related Rac1 interactor B isoform X8, with the protein product MTPHPQRAPRTLGRPAVTRPRSPQPRAHGSQARVGTRRMGASTPAARFGVGAGAGRSRGAARADAGPPRCGGDGARGEARPRGERPPFVRAPAARLLEGEKTEAWSLSNSFEVTKLIEGQGQIHQLWLKLSFNRRGTLTWGIFLKF
- the CYRIB gene encoding CYFIP-related Rac1 interactor B isoform X6, with amino-acid sequence MTPHPQRAPRTLGRPAVTRPRSPQPRAHGSQARVGTRRMGASTPAARFGVGAGAGRSRGAARADAGPPRCGGDGARGEARPRGERPPFVRAPAARLLEGEKTEAWSLSNSFEVTKLIQPVANSYRLCISFCITCLLLICYLLVSLKVKRTNKIEGQGQIHQLWLKLSFNRRGTLTWGIFLKF
- the CYRIB gene encoding CYFIP-related Rac1 interactor B isoform X7; this translates as MTPHPQRAPRTLGRPAVTRPRSPQPRAHGSQARVGTRRMGASTPAARFGVGAGAGRSRGAARADAGPPRCGGDGARGEARPRGERPPFVRAPAARLLEGEKTEAWSLSNSFEVTKLIQPVANSYRLCISFCITCLLLICYLLVSLKVKRTNKIEGQGQIHQLWLKVP